A DNA window from Hydra vulgaris chromosome 13, alternate assembly HydraT2T_AEP contains the following coding sequences:
- the LOC100204331 gene encoding G2/mitotic-specific cyclin-B, which produces MAGVQRRIMISRNEENLNNKGIGTKNVLGGKISNSRTVLSNISNIQRRPQVVGKIKKEDGVALEEKAPLNKGFGKTVSQSNLISDVQLKTTKIIPAYQDIADVDVPINAMINSFTELEVDDIDLEDLGNPTLCAEYVKDIYKYMNKLERRLVPSDYMAHQAEINFKMRSILVDWLIQVQSRFNLLQETLYLTIYIIDRYLSKQNVKRAELQLVGVTAMLIASKYEEMYAPEIGDFVYITDNAYSKEKIRQMEQKMLKTCEYDFSNPLCLHFLRRNSKAGAVDAQKHTLAKYLMELTLVEYEFITKLPSEIAAAALYLALKLIDDSNWTPTLAHYSGYTEDEISSTVSKLSILTLSMDNSKYQAVKNKYSASKFLRISHIPQLKGHILSKFAERN; this is translated from the exons atggCTGGTGTTCAACGAAGAATAATG ATATCTCGGAATGAGGAAAATCTTAACAATAAAGGAATTGGTACCAAAAATGTCCTTGGCGGTAAAATTTCAAACTCCAGAACCGTACTCTCAAATATCTCAAATATTCAAAGAAGACCTCAAGTTGTCGGAAAAATAAAG aaagAAGATGGAGTTGCACTAGAGGAAAAGGCTCCTTTAAATAAAGGTTTCGGGAAAACAGTTTCTCAATCTAATCTTATTAGTGATGTTCAgctaaaaactacaaaaatcaTTCCTGCTTACCAAGATATTGCTGATGTTGATGTTCCAATAAATGCTATGATAAACTCCTTTACAGAGTTGGAGGTAGATGATATTGATCTTGAAGACTTAGGAAATCCTACTCTATGTGCTGAATAtgtaaaagatatttacaaGTATATGAATAAACTAGAA cgaaGATTAGTGCCCAGTGACTATATGGCTCATCaagctgaaataaattttaaaatgagaaGCATATTGGTTGACTGGCTCATTCAGGTGCAATCGAGATTCAATCTTTTGCAAGAAACTTTGTACCTTACTATCTATATTATAGATAGATATCTAAGT AAACAAAATGTTAAGCGTGCGGAACTTCAATTGGTTGGTGTGACAGCAATGTTAATTGCATCAAAGTATGAAGAAATGTATGCTCCTGAAATCGgagattttgtttatataactGACAATGcttattctaaagaaaaaattcgTCAGATGgagcaaaaaatgttaaaaacttgtGAATATGATTTCAGTAATCCATTATGTTTGCATTTTCTGCGAAGAAATTCAAAAGCTGGAGct GTCGATGCACAAAAACATACTTTAGCTAAATATCTAATGGAGCTAACACTCGTAGAATATGAGTTTATTACTAAACTACCCTCTGAAATTGCAGCTGCAGCATTATATTTAGCGTTAAAGCTAATAGATGATTCAAATTgg ACGCCAACATTAGCGCATTACAGTGGTTATACAGAGGATGAAATATCATCTACCGTTAGTAAACTTTCGATTTTAACTCTTTCTATGGACAATTCAAAATATCAAGccgttaaaaataaatactctgCCAGTAAATTCTTACGTATTAGTCATATACCTCAGCTTAAAGGACACATTCTGAGTAAATTTGCGGAAAGAAATTAG